The Elusimicrobiota bacterium genome includes the window TCCACAAGCCATCCGTTTGCATATGTTAATGCAGTTGAAGATTTAGCAGGAATAGAAATCCCTGTCCGTGCAAAATATATTCGTTCAATCATAGGCGAACTGGAAAGATTTGAATCGCATCTGTTATGGCTTGGGCTTGCAGGACATTTTCTTGGCTACAATACCGTCTGGATGTGGGCGTGGAAATATCGTGAGATGGTTGAAGATATGTGCGAGTTTATAACAGGAAATAGAAATCACTATGCAATGATGAAAATTGGTGGTGTGCGTTTAGATATTGAGAAGAAAGATATTCCACAAATAGAAAAAATGTGCGATAGTTATATTCCTGTGCTTGATATGTTCAAAGGTGCGGTGATGGACGACCCTGTGATTCATGCAAGAACAAAAGGTGTGGGAATATTACCGAAGGAAGTTGCTATTGATTATTGTGTTGTAGGACCTACTGCACGAGCAAGTGGTGTAGATATTGATGTCCGGCGGGATGACCCACAAAACAGTGCGTACAATTTAGTTGATTGGAAAGTTATTGTTACACAAAATGGCGATGTGTTTGATAAACTTATTGTAAGGATTCTTGAACTGTATGAATCAGCAAAAATAATAAAAGGTTGTCTTGAAGGACTCAAAAAGGAGCCGGAAGGCAATTTTGACTTAAATGTAAAAGAAATTCCCGTCGGTGAAGGGATTGGACATTATGAGGCACCCCGTGGCGAGGTGTATCACTATGTTCGGTCTGATGGTTCTTCTCGGCCTGTTCGTCATAAAGTTAGAGCACCAAGTTATGTCAATGTTCCATCAAACCAGTATGCTGTCCGAGGGCAGACCATTTCCGATGCTGCGATAATTCTTGCAGCGGTTGACCCGTGTTATTGCTGTACAGAACGGGTTGCTGTGATAGATAAAGCAAAAAACAAAAAACTGATGAATGGTTTTGATTTGATTAAACTCTGTCAAAAGAAAACAGAAAAAATTAAAAGCAAAATATAAAACGGATTGAATAGGTAAAAACAAATGACCTGGTTACAGATATTAGCACAGGCAGGTGTGATGGCTACATTTGTTGGAGTAGCGATAGCAGTAGCAGCGTATTTCAACGGGAAACATATTAAAGAAGGTGTTGGACAATTAGGAAAGATGATTGAAGGATTAGGAAAGCTGATTGAAGAAGGGCATAAAGAATTAGCAGAGATTATTAGAGAAGAAGGAAGACAGACCCGGGAACTTCTTGCAAAAATGGATGAGAAAATGGATAAAATGGCTACAAAAATGGACGAAAGGACTGAAAAAATTGCCGAACTAATTGCTATGATACCACAAAAGACAGTAATGTTAATAAAGGAAAAAGGAACGGAATACAAAACGGATAAATAGATGGGAACATTAGTTTTATTATCAATCGGAATTCCATTTTTTGGTTCATTTGTAAATTTGATTATTAGGAAAAAACAGGCATTGCTTTCTACAATATTTATATTTGCAGGTTTTGTTACTTCTGCTTTCCTTGTTTCACCAATACTGTCAGGAATAACAAAATATTTTTACAAATATTTTACTGACTTTTTCTCAACCGCATTTGTGATTGACGGCCTTTCTGTATTTATGGCGGTTGTCTCTTCGTTTATCGGATTTTTAATAGCAATTTATTCAGCAGGTTATATGCAAAATTACCAGCATCTTAAAGAATACTATTTCTATATTACTTTATTTGTCGGCTCTATGCTTGGACTGGTTTTTTCGGCGAATCTTTTGTTACTTTTTATCTTCTGGGAAATTACAGCGCTCTGTTCCTGGCGATTGATTGGTTTTTACAGAGATGAGAAAGGGCTTTTAGCGGGCGACCGCGCGTTTCTATTAACATTTCTTGGCTCGGGATTGATGCTCGCCGGGTTTGCACTGGTTTTTGCTGAATATAGTACATTAAACATTTTAACATTGCACGGTAAAACGATACCACTCTTTGCGATGGTTTTAATTTTTTGCGGGATGCTCGCTAAATCCGCCCAACTGCCGTTTCATTTGTGGCTCCCTAATGCAGGTGTTGCACCATCACCGGTTACCGCATTTCTTCACGCTGCTGTTTTGGTAAAAATAGGTGTGTATGCGTTTGCACGGCTTTTTGTGTTCACATTCCCAATGATTCCTGATTTTCAGAATATAGTTGCGATTATTTCAGTAATTACGATACTGGTTGCAGGTGCCGCTGCTTTTGTAGAACACGATATAAAAAGAATACTTGCATATTCTACAATTTCACAAATTGGCTACATATTTTTGGGATTTAGTACAAATGTACTAATTGGAATTACCGGCGCTATTTTTTATATTCTTGTTCACGGACTTGGTAAGGCAGGCCTGTTTTTAGCCGCAGGGATTGTAGAGCACAACACACACGAAAAAGATATCAGGAAACTTGGCGGGCTTGCGAAAACGATGCCGTTGACATCAATTGCGTTTCTTTTATGTGCATTCTCAATTATAGGTTTCCCGCCATTTGGTGGCTTTTTTGCCAAACTTTATGTAGTGATGTCAATAGTGCAATCAGGAAAAATTTGGCTTGCAGCACTTGCTATTTTAGGTGCTGTATTTACGCTACTGTATCTTTTCCGTCTGTATAATGCTGTATTTTTAGGAACGCAGATTACGCTGAAAAAAAACGCAGATTACGCAGAAAAGACAAAGTCCATGGTTGTTGTGGTTTTACTCTTTGGTATTCTGTCACTTTTGACTGGACTTCTGCCACAGATTCCTTTGGCATTTATTGAACTAATAAAATGAAAGACCCGCTTACTATTTTGTATGGTGTGATGTCAATTATTGCACTTGTCGGTATTGTATGGGTTACAATTCATGATAAAAAGATGAGGAAAGCAAAACAGCAATGAGCATCCTACTTTACCCGATTTTTTTACCAATTGTGATTGGTATTGTAATGTTATTGATAGGTAGACGCGGCCTTAAGGCCTCACTACCTGTAATTACGACATTTATCGTTTTAATTTTAAGTATTGTATTATTTTCAGCAGGTGAGATAAATTATACGATTCCATGGCTTTCTTTTGGAATTGATTTTTCTCTTCGGGCTTATTCATTTTCAGCAATGTGTGTTTTGTTTTCGTCATTATTTGCATTTTTAATCTGCCTTTACCTTCTACCTTCTACCTTCTACCTTCTACCTTCTTTCATACTCATCAATCTCGGAGTTGTTAACGGTGCGCTTCTTTCAAACAATTTTGTAATTTTTGTTTTATTCTGGGAACTCGCTGCGATAATGTTGTATTTATTAATAAGAACACAGAACAGATACGAAATCCCGCAAGCGAGGCACGGAACAGACACGGAAAGTTCTGTTTCAGTTCCGTGTAAAGTTCAGAGTCAGTTCTGTGATTCCTACAAAACAGCGACGAAGGCGCTTTATATTATCGGGTTTTCAGATTTCTGCCTTTTACTCGGAATCATTTTATTGTGGAATTTAACAAAAACATTTAATATGTCCAAAATCCATAATCTTCTACCTTCTACCTTCTACCTTCTACCTTTTACCTGCCTTTGCATTGGTGCACTTGCAAAGGCAGGTGCGATGCCGTTCCATACATGGATACCGGATGCGTCTAAAGATGCGCCGGTTGAAGTAATGGCATATCTTCCCGCATCTCTGGACAAACTTTTAGGAATATATCTTCTTGTCAGAATTTGTACCGACTTCTTTAACTGTCAACTGTCAATTGTCAACTGTCAACTTGTTTTGATGTTCCTCGGCGCTTTTACAATCATCGCTGCCGTATTTATGGCACTTGTTCAGCATGACTTAAAAAAAATGATTGCGTATATGAATATATCAGGTGCAGGTTATATGGTTTTAGGTATTGGAACTAATACCCCTATTGGTATTGCAGGTGGACTTTTTTATATGTTAGGCACAGTTTTATGGACATCGTGTTTGTTTTTATGTAGTGGTTCGGTTGAAAAACAAACAGGAACAACGGAATTAGATAAACTTGGTGGACTTTCAAAAGTGATGCCAATTACTTTTTGGGCAACCCTAATTGCTGCACTTTCAATTTCAGGTGTCCCACCGTTTAATGGTTTCTTCTCAAAATGGCTGATTTATCAAGGGCTGATACAGCAGATAGCAGATAGCAGATGGCAGATAGCAGTTGTTTTGTTTTTAGTAGCAGCGATGTTTGGTTCTGCACTTACTTTAGCGTCATTTATAAAATTGATACATTCAACATTTTTGGGCAAACCGTCAACCGTCAACCGTCAACCGTCAACCGATGTCTCATGGACGATGTGGTTCCCGACGGTAATTTTAGCAGTATTGTGTATTATTTTCGGCATTTTCGCCTATCAGATTCCATTGAAACATTTCATCTTTCCTTCCATTCGCTTCGCTCACCCCCCAATAAATTGGGGGGCATTTAGTGGATTATGGCATCCTGATTTAGCAACATTGTTAATTATTGTCGGCATAATTCTCGGCTTGATAATTTATCTTTTGGGAACGATAAAAACTATAAGAAAAACGGAAACATATATCTACGGTGAATCACCTGAAATTTTTACAGAGGGCTTCCAGGGAACGGAATTTTATCTTACGATTTCTAACTCAAAACCATTCGCTTCAATTTATAAAAAAGCAGAAAAGGGAATATTAGATTTCTACAACTGGGCATTTAATATCGCAAAAATGGTTGCCAATAGTTTCTTTATATGTATTGACAGAATGCTTGAAAATATTTATATTGGTATAGACCGTTTGACAGCGATTGTTTCAACATTTACTTCGGAACTTCAGGGCGGGCTTTTGCAGATTTATCTTTATTGGTCACTGTTTGGATTGATGATTCTTTTATTTATGCTTTGCAGGTGAACAAATGTCTGAAATAATTTTAATTTCAAGTTTAATTTTTGTTCTTATTATGGCGGTTGTTGCGGTTCAGATAAGAGATTTGTTATCTTCGGTGATGGCGCTTGGTGGTGTTGGCTTCGGGCTTGCGATTATTTTTATGTTCTTGGCAGCGCCTGAAGTTATGACTGCACAACTTGTCGTAGAGGTTATCTGTTTTACAATAATGGTAGCGGTTGTATTTAAGACATCTAAAATTGATAAAACGAGAAAATACTCGGTGCAAGAAATTTCACCTGCGGCTGCGATGTTTTTCTTTGGTATAATTTTTGTTATTTTTGTTATTTGGGGAATAAAAGAACTACCCATGTTCGGTTCACCACTGATGCGGACTTCATCGTTACAGATTAGTAAAACGGTTTCAGAAATCGGCGCTACAAA containing:
- a CDS encoding nickel-dependent hydrogenase large subunit, which gives rise to MTDKKRTVIPIGPYHPLQEEAEFFKLYVEGEKVVDMDIEIGYNHRGIEKLSESLHWDQSTFLVERICGICSTSHPFAYVNAVEDLAGIEIPVRAKYIRSIIGELERFESHLLWLGLAGHFLGYNTVWMWAWKYREMVEDMCEFITGNRNHYAMMKIGGVRLDIEKKDIPQIEKMCDSYIPVLDMFKGAVMDDPVIHARTKGVGILPKEVAIDYCVVGPTARASGVDIDVRRDDPQNSAYNLVDWKVIVTQNGDVFDKLIVRILELYESAKIIKGCLEGLKKEPEGNFDLNVKEIPVGEGIGHYEAPRGEVYHYVRSDGSSRPVRHKVRAPSYVNVPSNQYAVRGQTISDAAIILAAVDPCYCCTERVAVIDKAKNKKLMNGFDLIKLCQKKTEKIKSKI
- a CDS encoding NADH-quinone oxidoreductase subunit L; this translates as MGTLVLLSIGIPFFGSFVNLIIRKKQALLSTIFIFAGFVTSAFLVSPILSGITKYFYKYFTDFFSTAFVIDGLSVFMAVVSSFIGFLIAIYSAGYMQNYQHLKEYYFYITLFVGSMLGLVFSANLLLLFIFWEITALCSWRLIGFYRDEKGLLAGDRAFLLTFLGSGLMLAGFALVFAEYSTLNILTLHGKTIPLFAMVLIFCGMLAKSAQLPFHLWLPNAGVAPSPVTAFLHAAVLVKIGVYAFARLFVFTFPMIPDFQNIVAIISVITILVAGAAAFVEHDIKRILAYSTISQIGYIFLGFSTNVLIGITGAIFYILVHGLGKAGLFLAAGIVEHNTHEKDIRKLGGLAKTMPLTSIAFLLCAFSIIGFPPFGGFFAKLYVVMSIVQSGKIWLAALAILGAVFTLLYLFRLYNAVFLGTQITLKKNADYAEKTKSMVVVVLLFGILSLLTGLLPQIPLAFIELIK
- a CDS encoding proton-conducting transporter membrane subunit — encoded protein: MSILLYPIFLPIVIGIVMLLIGRRGLKASLPVITTFIVLILSIVLFSAGEINYTIPWLSFGIDFSLRAYSFSAMCVLFSSLFAFLICLYLLPSTFYLLPSFILINLGVVNGALLSNNFVIFVLFWELAAIMLYLLIRTQNRYEIPQARHGTDTESSVSVPCKVQSQFCDSYKTATKALYIIGFSDFCLLLGIILLWNLTKTFNMSKIHNLLPSTFYLLPFTCLCIGALAKAGAMPFHTWIPDASKDAPVEVMAYLPASLDKLLGIYLLVRICTDFFNCQLSIVNCQLVLMFLGAFTIIAAVFMALVQHDLKKMIAYMNISGAGYMVLGIGTNTPIGIAGGLFYMLGTVLWTSCLFLCSGSVEKQTGTTELDKLGGLSKVMPITFWATLIAALSISGVPPFNGFFSKWLIYQGLIQQIADSRWQIAVVLFLVAAMFGSALTLASFIKLIHSTFLGKPSTVNRQPSTDVSWTMWFPTVILAVLCIIFGIFAYQIPLKHFIFPSIRFAHPPINWGAFSGLWHPDLATLLIIVGIILGLIIYLLGTIKTIRKTETYIYGESPEIFTEGFQGTEFYLTISNSKPFASIYKKAEKGILDFYNWAFNIAKMVANSFFICIDRMLENIYIGIDRLTAIVSTFTSELQGGLLQIYLYWSLFGLMILLFMLCR
- a CDS encoding hydrogenase subunit MbhD domain-containing protein yields the protein MSEIILISSLIFVLIMAVVAVQIRDLLSSVMALGGVGFGLAIIFMFLAAPEVMTAQLVVEVICFTIMVAVVFKTSKIDKTRKYSVQEISPAAAMFFFGIIFVIFVIWGIKELPMFGSPLMRTSSLQISKTVSEIGATNIVTAILLDFRAWNTLIEAVIIITMIIGVAVILRKKGKKLIR